One segment of Paenibacillus sp. FSL R7-0337 DNA contains the following:
- a CDS encoding AraC family transcriptional regulator — protein MRVIHYQLIHKSIEFIEQHLEEDLDLEKVAKAAGLSKYHFHRIFRKYVNKNVHEYIRARRLSQAANLLLYSETRILEIALQYGFESQEAFTRAFKEIYDLPPAQYRSQVRLLIQEREVFTMSEITGWYITGTHPDNYKVEIDPRVCYKTSPSMHLYSNEEAAQDDNSFGTLMQQFQAREYRGKRMRFSGFVRTENVTGWSGLWMRVDDNQQNMLAFDNMQNRSIQGTTEWNHYACVMDIPSEADVINIGILLSGTGQVWLGECEFEEVGKDVPVTDSSTGAKNLPSGPQNLKFDQQQPEQSASS, from the coding sequence GTGAGAGTAATTCACTATCAATTGATTCATAAGAGTATCGAATTTATTGAGCAGCATTTGGAAGAGGATTTGGATTTGGAGAAGGTGGCTAAGGCAGCAGGGTTGTCCAAATATCATTTTCACCGGATTTTTCGGAAATATGTGAACAAAAATGTCCATGAATATATCCGGGCCCGCCGTCTCAGCCAAGCAGCCAATCTCCTGCTGTACTCCGAGACACGTATTCTTGAGATTGCGCTGCAGTACGGCTTTGAGAGCCAGGAGGCTTTTACAAGAGCTTTCAAGGAAATCTATGATCTGCCGCCTGCGCAGTACAGATCGCAGGTGAGACTATTGATTCAAGAAAGAGAGGTATTTACAATGTCAGAGATTACAGGCTGGTATATTACAGGTACTCACCCGGACAACTATAAGGTAGAGATCGATCCCCGCGTCTGCTATAAGACAAGTCCCTCCATGCATCTTTATTCCAATGAAGAGGCTGCGCAGGACGACAATAGTTTTGGAACCTTAATGCAGCAGTTTCAGGCAAGAGAGTATCGAGGGAAGCGGATGCGCTTCTCCGGGTTCGTAAGAACGGAGAATGTCACCGGCTGGAGCGGCCTGTGGATGAGAGTGGATGATAATCAGCAGAATATGCTGGCTTTTGATAACATGCAGAACCGGAGCATACAAGGAACCACGGAATGGAACCACTATGCCTGCGTAATGGATATTCCGTCCGAAGCCGACGTGATCAATATCGGAATACTGCTGAGCGGGACCGGACAGGTGTGGCTGGGGGAATGTGAATTTGAGGAAGTAGGCAAGGATGTACCCGTAACGGATAGCTCTACAGGTGCGAAGAACCTTCCGTCCGGGCCGCAGAATCTGAAGTTCGACCAGCAGCAGCCGGAGCAATCTGCTTCAAGCTGA
- a CDS encoding endospore germination permease has translation MVNKEQVKEQVSSLQIAFMIMLFEIGSTPLFLLGGTAKQDSWLAMCAGSAAGFALLLVLMWIQYRSPGTDLIGMLKAHFGTAPGAFIGAVYSLYFAYQSMRNVRDLGELTAMTMLPRTPIAITMLVFVLLALYAIWKGAEVVFRLPEVLLPVMLFFYFLLILMLGIMGVIDFGRLAPVMEGGLMPVLQAALPEIVSFPFGQMIVFLMLWTLWEKPGMPVKYTVNAYLLISAFLIFMNALNVAVLGPSIAGVSQLPFLKTVRVLSNLKFVERLDILVTIQLFLGLLIKMMLFYFCSVKALAELTGKPAKWWVFPVGAVIYGSSFLERDYTQHIAIGLGPSLKLDPLFQVAIPLLLALSIWVRGRLQRSA, from the coding sequence ATGGTGAACAAAGAACAGGTCAAAGAACAAGTCTCTTCCCTGCAGATTGCGTTCATGATTATGCTGTTTGAAATCGGCAGCACGCCGCTGTTCCTGCTGGGGGGCACCGCCAAGCAGGATTCCTGGCTGGCGATGTGTGCAGGTTCAGCGGCGGGCTTCGCCCTTCTCCTTGTGCTGATGTGGATTCAGTACCGCTCTCCGGGCACGGACCTGATTGGAATGCTCAAAGCTCATTTCGGCACAGCTCCCGGGGCGTTCATCGGTGCGGTGTACAGCCTGTACTTCGCTTATCAGTCCATGCGTAATGTCCGCGATCTCGGCGAGCTGACGGCGATGACGATGCTGCCGAGAACCCCCATAGCCATTACGATGCTGGTGTTCGTGCTGCTGGCCTTATATGCCATTTGGAAGGGGGCGGAGGTTGTCTTCAGGCTGCCTGAGGTGCTGCTTCCAGTCATGCTGTTCTTCTATTTTCTGCTTATTCTGATGCTGGGCATCATGGGAGTGATCGATTTCGGCCGTCTGGCGCCGGTGATGGAGGGCGGGTTGATGCCGGTGCTGCAAGCGGCGCTGCCGGAGATCGTCTCGTTTCCCTTCGGGCAGATGATTGTTTTTCTGATGCTGTGGACGCTATGGGAGAAGCCCGGTATGCCTGTAAAATACACAGTGAACGCCTATCTGCTCATCAGCGCGTTCCTGATCTTCATGAATGCGCTGAATGTGGCCGTCCTCGGCCCGTCGATTGCGGGCGTCAGCCAGCTGCCTTTTCTCAAAACCGTCCGGGTGCTGTCCAACCTCAAATTCGTCGAACGGCTTGATATTCTCGTCACCATCCAGCTCTTCCTGGGGCTGCTGATCAAGATGATGCTCTTCTACTTCTGTTCTGTAAAAGCTCTTGCAGAGCTGACCGGCAAACCGGCCAAATGGTGGGTCTTCCCTGTGGGGGCCGTCATCTATGGTTCCTCATTCCTCGAACGGGATTACACCCAGCATATCGCCATCGGCCTGGGTCCGAGCCTGAAGCTTGACCCGCTCTTCCAGGTCGCCATTCCGCTGCTGCTGGCCCTGTCGATCTGGGTGCGGGGCCGGTTACAGCGTTCAGCTTGA
- a CDS encoding Ger(x)C family spore germination protein, whose translation MMNKPRTLLCLILCLPLLSLLLSGCWDDRELNELGITSGSAYDWENNQWKATYQVINPSSGASGMGGSGGGSTSSPPFLTFTVKGRTIMEAIERTNLTSTREMFFSHSRITVIGESLARHGINQLIDMFLRKQDARETVFVFISQGDAGMILDQLMQMTKNQGAGIQLMIEQESRLLSYFPGTRLYELAMALSSESKSAVLPEILLTGSQTMDETSETAVTDLPSRLALGRLGVIKGDTFAGWLSQKQAFGLSFLTDNVDSATIAFPSRPGASDKLDASFVLQNSATTVRPVWAKDHYVMEVNVKGSGVLTELGSIMDLNDRKAISEMEESLEQRVLELMNNAWTEVKRLKADVTGFAVRVHRSDPKRWKQIEQEKHWDSVFQEIELRPQVSIEMERTGLSNKSFKSVQQK comes from the coding sequence ATGATGAACAAACCGAGAACTCTGCTGTGCCTGATTCTCTGTCTCCCGCTTCTCTCCCTCCTGCTCTCCGGCTGCTGGGATGACCGGGAGCTTAACGAGTTGGGCATTACCTCCGGCTCCGCCTATGACTGGGAGAACAATCAGTGGAAGGCGACCTACCAGGTCATCAACCCTTCCTCAGGTGCCAGCGGTATGGGCGGCAGCGGAGGAGGCAGCACCAGCTCGCCGCCCTTCCTCACGTTCACCGTCAAGGGCCGGACGATTATGGAGGCCATTGAACGGACGAATCTGACCAGTACGCGGGAGATGTTCTTCTCCCACTCTAGAATTACTGTGATCGGCGAGAGCCTGGCCAGACACGGGATCAATCAGCTGATTGATATGTTCCTGCGCAAGCAGGATGCCCGGGAGACGGTCTTTGTCTTCATCTCCCAGGGCGATGCGGGAATGATTCTGGATCAGCTGATGCAGATGACCAAGAACCAGGGCGCCGGCATCCAGCTAATGATTGAACAAGAATCACGGCTCTTGTCCTACTTTCCGGGAACCCGCCTGTATGAGCTGGCGATGGCGCTGTCCTCCGAATCCAAAAGCGCGGTGTTGCCGGAGATTCTGCTGACCGGCTCACAGACGATGGATGAGACCAGTGAGACCGCGGTTACCGATCTGCCCTCACGGCTGGCGCTGGGAAGGCTGGGCGTTATTAAAGGGGATACGTTCGCGGGCTGGCTTAGCCAAAAGCAGGCGTTCGGGCTTTCTTTTCTGACCGATAATGTTGATTCTGCCACCATCGCCTTCCCCTCCCGGCCGGGGGCAAGCGACAAGCTTGACGCATCCTTCGTCCTGCAGAATTCGGCCACCACCGTACGCCCTGTCTGGGCCAAGGATCATTATGTGATGGAGGTTAACGTGAAGGGCAGCGGTGTGCTGACGGAGCTTGGCAGCATCATGGATCTGAACGACCGCAAGGCGATCAGTGAGATGGAGGAATCACTGGAGCAGCGGGTGCTGGAGCTAATGAATAACGCCTGGACAGAGGTCAAGCGGCTGAAGGCAGACGTCACCGGTTTTGCTGTGAGAGTACACCGGAGCGATCCGAAGCGCTGGAAGCAGATTGAGCAGGAGAAGCACTGGGACAGTGTTTTTCAGGAGATCGAGCTCCGCCCTCAGGTCTCGATTGAGATGGAACGGACCGGACTCAGCAACAAATCGTTCAAGTCTGTCCAGCAGAAGTAA